In the genome of Anabas testudineus chromosome 4, fAnaTes1.2, whole genome shotgun sequence, one region contains:
- the LOC113152832 gene encoding ras-related protein Rab-11B, translating into MGNRDDEYDFLFKVVLIGDSGVGKSNLLSRFTRNEFNLESKSTIGVEFATRSIQVDGKTIKAQIWDTAGQERYRAITSAYYRGAVGALLVYDIAKHLTYENVERWLKELRDHADNNIVIMLVGNKSDLRHLRAVPTDEARAFAEKNTLSFIETSALDSTNVEEAFKNILTEIYRIVSQKQIADRSAHDESPGNNVVDISVPPTTDGQRGNKLQCCQSL; encoded by the exons ATGGGAAACAGAGATGACGAATACGATTTCTTGTTCAAAG TTGTACTAATTGGAGACTCTGGAGTGGGGAAGAGTAACCTGCTGTCCCGTTTCACAAGAAATGAGTTCAACCTGGAGAGCAAGAGCACCATCGGAGTGGAGTTCGCCACCCGAAGCATCCAGGTGGACGGCAAGACAATAAAGGCTCAAATCTGGGACACAGCTGGACAGGAGCGCTACAGAGCAATCACCTCAGC GTATTACCGGGGGGCAGTCGGGGCTCTCCTGGTTTACGACATAGCCAAGCACCTGACTTATGAGAATGTTGAACGCTGGCTGAAGGAGCTGAGGGACCATGCTGACAACAACATAGTCATCATGCTGGTTGGAAACAAGAGTGACCTCCGCCACCTCAGGGCTGTGCCCACCGATGAGGCTCGAGCCTTTGCAG AAAAGAACACTCTCTCATTCATTGAGACATCTGCGTTGGACTCCACTAATGTAGAAGAAGCATTCAAGAACATTTTAACAG AAATCTATCGCATTGTGTCACAGAAGCAGATAGCGGACAGATCGGCACATGACGAGTCTCCAGGCAACAATGTCGTGGACATCAGTGTGCCACCAACCACCGACGGGCAGAGGGGCAACAAACTTCAGTGCTGCCAGAGCCTGTGA
- the march2 gene encoding E3 ubiquitin-protein ligase MARCH2 has translation MTTGGCCHLPGSLCDCASSTGLWKSVEEAGGDGCHALYVTQVTAIDGRLLSSVLKPVGTQSDGPICRICHEGGSSEGLLSPCDCTGTLGTVHKSCLEKWLSSSNTSYCELCHTEFSIERRPRPLTEWLRDPGPRNEKRTLFCDMVCFLFITPLAAISGWLCLRGAQDHLQLGSWLQAVGLIALTVALFTIYVLWTLVSFRYHCQLYSEWRRTNQKVRLLIPEAMESNSSQHSLLSTKLMKKSASESIV, from the exons ATGACGACAGGCGGGTGTTGCCACCTGCCCGGCTCGCTGTGTGACTGTGCCAGCAGCACGGGCCTGTGGAAGAGCGTGGAGGAGGCCGGCGGTGACGGGTGCCACGCGCTCTATGTCACCCAGGTCACAGCCATAGATGGACGGTTGCTGTCCTCTGTGCTCAAACCCGTTGGCACACAAAG TGATGGTCCCATTTGCCGCATTTGCCATGAAGGGGGCAGCAGTGAGGGTCTGCTGTCCCCCTGCGACTGCACGGGAACCCTAGGCACAGTGCACAAGAGCTGCTTGGAGAAGTGGTTGTCATCGTCCAACACCAGCTACTGCGAGCTCTGCCACACAGAGTTCAGCATCGAGCGCCGCCCGAGGCCTCTCACTGAG TGGTTACGGGACCCTGGCCCTCGTAATGAGAAGAGAACGCTATTCTGTGACATGGTATGTTTCCTGTTTATCACGCCCCTAGCAGCCATTTCAGGCTGGCTGTGTCTGAGGGGCGCACAGGACCATCTTCAGCTGGGGAGCTGGCTGCAGGCAGTGGGCCTTATAGCCCTCACTGTCGCCCTCTTCACCATCTACGTCCTGTGGACACtg GTATCTTTCCGCTACCATTGTCAGCTGTACTCCGAGTGGAGGAGAACAAATCAGAAAGTACGTCTCCTCATTCCTGAAGCCATGGAGTCTAACTCTTCCCAGCATTCTTTGCTCTCTACCAAACTGATGAAGAAATCTGCCAGTGAAAGTATAGTATGA
- the LOC113152082 gene encoding ras-related protein Rab-11B-like, whose product MGTRDDEYDYLFKVVLIGDSGVGKSNLLSRFTRNEFNLESKSTIGVEFATRSIQVDGKTIKAQIWDTAGQERYRAITSAYYRGAVGALLVYDIAKHLTYENVERWLKELRDHADNNIVIMLVGNKSDLRHLRAVPTDEARAFAEKNTLSFIETSALDSTNVEEAFKNILTEIYRIVSQKQISDRSAHDDSPGNNVVDISVPPTMDGQRGNKLPCCQSL is encoded by the exons ATGGGAACCCGAGACGACGAGTACGACTACTTGTTTAAAG ttGTACTAATTGGAGACTCTGGAGTGGGGAAGAGTAACCTGCTATCGCGTTTCACAAGAAATGAGTTCAACCTGGAGAGCAAGAGCACCATCGGAGTGGAGTTCGCCACCCGAAGCATCCAGGTGGACGGCAAGACAATAAAAGCTCAAATCTGGGACACAGCTGGACAGGAGCGCTACAGAGCAATCACCTCAGC GTATTACCGGGGGGCAGTCGGGGCTCTCCTGGTTTACGACATAGCCAAGCACCTGACTTATGAGAATGTTGAACGCTGGCTGAAGGAGCTGAGGGACCACGCTGACAACAACATAGTCATCATGCTGGTTGGAAACAAAAGTGACCTCCGCCACCTCAGGGCTGTGCCCACCGATGAGGCTCGAGCCTTTGCAG AAAAGAACACTCTGTCATTTATTGAAACCTCAGCCCTGGACTCCACTAATGTAGAAGAAGCCTTTAAGAATATTCTCACTG AAATCTACCGTATTGTATCTCAGAAGCAAATATCAGACAGATCTGCACACGATGACTCTCCAGGAAACAATGTAGTTGACATAAGTGTCCCCCCAACCATGGATGGGCAGAGGGGAAACAAACTCCCTTGTTGCCAAAGCCTGTGa